The genomic window CTTGCATTCATCGACTACTTTAATCGAACGATGGCTAAGCCCTTTCAATGGAAGTTCAAGGGCTATCCAGTACCTGGCTGAGGTGGTCAGTTACTTCTGCTGGGATGCACTAGTCCCTAGTCCCCAGCCCCTAGTCCCTAGTCCCCAGTCCCCATTCTTGTAACGCGATCGCTACCCCTTGTTTTAACTCTGGTGTCATTTCGTCGGTAGCTAGTTGCTGTAATTTCTCATAAGCCGTGGGAAATTTTTTCAAAGCTGCTATGCAATGCAGTCTTATCCCTGCATCCGGATCTGCTAAAAGCTCAATTAGCGGCTTTATCGCTAATGGATCGCCAAGATGTCCCCATGTCATTGCCATAGCTTGCTTGACTTTGGGATTTTGAGCTGTTGGACTTCCAATGTCAAGTGCGCTTTGGAGAATTTTAGCGGCTAATGGGACTAACTTTGGTTCCTCAACTCGCCCCAAAACCATAATAATTTCCTGCCATAGTTCAGGAGACTCAACAGAGAGGGCTTTTTGTAAATATTCTAAGGAGGTTGCTGTTTGAGGAAGCGATCGCACAATATCTACTTTTAAGCGGATCGGCGTATGGGGGGATAAAAGTACCTCATACAAAGCTGCGGCGGCTTCCTCAGTACCTAGCCGCCCTAATGCGATCGCTGCCTGCTGGCACACTTCCAAATTAAAATCAAATAATAGCGATCGCACATGAGTAACCAGATCCAATTTTGGTAGTAAGTCAGTCCGCATTCCTAAGCCAATTACAGCTTCTTTTCTGACTTGTGCTGCGATATCTTTCAGAGCTTTTATCAGTATCGGCGGCACCCGGCTGTCGTGAAAGCTACCAAGTGCTTCAATAGCCGCAGCCCGGATCGTCGCTTCCGGATCTTCAACTACTCCCATCAACGGCGCAATGGTTTCGGAACGGCGAATTTGGGCAAGACTACGTACCGCTAACAGCCGCGTGTTGGGATCTGCCAATAGCCCAGTTAAAGCCTCCACAGCAGGAGAACCGATATTCGCCAAAGCCGCCGCCGCTGCGACAGTAAGTTCTTCATCATCAGCAGTTTTCAAGCTTTCTACTAAGGCGGTGACAACAGCGGGATCGTCAAATTCTCCCAGGATGCGCCCAGCAAACCAACGCTCTTCTATTTCGGCATCTTCGTCTTCTAAGATGGAAATCAGAGGAGCGATCGCGCAGCTTCCAAATTTCGGAAGCACCTTCGCCACCTCCCACCGTTCCCGAAAATCACCAGAGTACAGTACCTCTAAAGCCAAAGAAAGGATTTGCTCTAAACATTCATTTTCCAGCTGAATACTCGCCTCACCTTTTCCCGCTGAGGTTTTCGTCACTGGTAGCTGCTGCAAGCACTCGGTTAGCAATGACCAGTTTTTTTGCTGTGCCGCAATAGTAGCCTGTTCTATAACATTTAATGTCATCATTACAAATCTATGTTATCCGGTTTACATTACAAGAAAAATTAAGCTTTACCCAAGCATCCCCAGATGCCTTTTTCAATTTGAACAATATAAATGTTTATAAATCAACTCGCCTGAACTGTAAAATGTAAATAAAGCATTTTTTCAATGCGTTTGTTTCATTTCTTAAGTTTTTTTTGTATTTCTATATACCAATTAACCGATATCCTCACATACTTTATATCAAAAAGCGGATTGACTAAAGTAAACTATTTTACTAAAGGCAGTTTGTTTGAGTAATTTGTTGCCGCTATCTGTAATAAACATTAAAACAATTATCAAGTCGAACAAACTGATGTTAACAACTATGGAGCTGCGCTGGTTCTATCGCGGCACAATACCAGAAGAAATCAAACAGTGGTTCGGTGCAGATTCTCTCTTAGGTCATCTAGCACCACCAGAAGAACGGGAAGATTTATATTTATACGCGGCGGGGTGCGATTACCTGGGTATCAAATTTCGGCAGAATAAGTTAGAAGTCAAATGGCGACAAGAAGAATTAGGCGTGCTGCGTGCAGAAAAAGTAGAGGGGAAAGCAGAGAAATGGGTAAAGTGGAGTTGTAAAGATCCTACACCAGAGAGCTTCTTAGTAGCATCTGTTACTGAAAAAGGCGAGTGGGTGAGTGTAAAAAAGGTGCGATCGCAGCGTCTTTATGAAACCTGCGCTGTAGAAATTTCTCAGGTGAATATCAGAGACAATGATTGGTGGAGTCTAGGCTTTGAAACCTTGGGCGAAGATGAGCATCTGATGGATAATCTGAAAGCTGTAGCCAGTCACGTATTCCAAAGTTATCACGGCTCCTTATTACAAGCTCAGGATTCTTTCGCCTATCCAAAGTTACTCGCGCTAGTTGTTGAGTAGATGTGGCGCGACTCAACTCAGAAAGATTGCGGAGGCGTTAGCTGTGTCACTCTGACGCTTCGCTGTAATCTTCTATTACATCTACCCAAAATCAATGATAAATTTAATATTAGGGGCTGCTTGCCTAGTTAATTTGCGGTTCTCATTCTATTTAAAATTCTCTAAATAAATTTTAACAAGTTGCATGAAGTTCCTCAACCTAACTTAATGCTAAATTTACTGCAACTTATAAGCAGTTCTGAGGATTTGTCCTGCTAAGATAGCGGCACCAAAACCATTGTCTATATTCACCACACCCACACCAGCCGCACAAGAATTAAGCATTGTCAAGAGGGGAGCAAGACCGCCGAAACTTGCGCCATAGCCGACACTGGTGGGAACGGCAATTACCGGACAATCCGCCAAACCAGCAACAACACTGGGTAAAGCGCCTTCCATCCCCGCCACGACAATCAGCACATTAGCCGACTCAAGGACGTGGCGGTTACTCAGCAGGCGATGAATGCCAGCAACGCCGACATCCCAGAGACGCTGTACTCGAAAGCCAGAGAGTTCGGCTGTCACCGCTGCTTCCTCGGCGACGGGTAAATCGGCTGTACCAGCAGATAGAATGCCTATGGTGCCGGGATACTGAGGTTCTATGGTAATAGGAGAAATAGCACAAATCCGGGCAGTGGGATAGTAGCGCAGACCAATAACTTTTTCTTGCAGCTGGTCTGAAACTGCTGGGTCAATGCGCGTCGCCATGACTACGGGGTTGCGATCGCGCATCACTTCCATAATCGCCGCAATTTGTTCCGGCGTTTTCCCCGGCCCCCAAATCGTCTCAGGGAAACCAGTTCTCAGACTGCGGTGATGGTCAACTTTAGCAAAATCGCCCACTGGTTCAAAGGCAAAGTGCTTGAGTTTTTCTAGGGCTACCTCTGGGTTTACTTCACCAGCGGCAACGGCATTTAATAATGACTGTAAGGCTTCAGTTTGGGACACGGCTTATCCGATGCAAGGATTTTAGGTTTTAGATTTTGGATTGGTCAGATAAAGTAGTTTACCTACGAATTGCTGATTTTGGTGTGTAAACTACTTTAATCAGATACTTTCAATTCATAAATATTCCAGAAGGCACCGCCAAGGGAAGAGTATTTGATGCCAGAGACGCGATCGCGCACCGCCGACATTGACAGCGCATTCACTAGATAAATCATCGGTAGATATTCTTGCGTAATCCGCTGAGTTTCGGCATAAATTGCCTTACGCTTCGTTTCATCTAATTCCTGGCTTGCCTTAACGTAAAGATCCGCAATTTCCTGCTCCCAAGGATACACCTCCCGCCCTTCAATCGGCGTTTGCCCTACTTGGGGAGCCTGGTTAAAGCTGTGTAATCCCCCATCCGTAAACCAGACATTAGCACCATTATGAGGTTCAACACCGCCCGTAAAGCCCAAAAGATAACATTCCCAATCCAGAGTATTAGCAAGTTTATCTACCAGCGTGTTAAAAGCTATCGGGTTAAAATCAACCTGGATACCAATTTGGCTCAAATTTTGTTTAATTGTAGCTCCTATTGACACGCGGGTTTGATTCTCAGCATTTGTAATCAGAGTAAAGCGGACGGGGTTGCCTTCTGCATCTAGCAGTGCGCCTTTTTCATTATATTTAAATCCCGATCCTAACAGTAATTTTTTAGATTTTTCTGGATTATATTCGTATACTTTTAGACCTTCTTTTGGAGAAATGTAGTAGGGACTTTGCACAGAAATAGGTGAATTCTGCAATTCACCCAAGCCGCGCAAGGTGTTGTTAATCATAGTTTGTCGGTCAATGGCATAAGCAACAGCTTGTCTAAATGCCACATTATTAAACCACCGAGACTTGATAGGATCAACTAGGGGGCGACTATTACGCCGTCCTTTGTTAAGGTTAAAGGCAATAAAATTTGTACCAGGTCTTCCCTCTCCTGTGTAAATTTTAAACTTTCCCCGCTTTTCTTCTCGCTTCAGTAGGGGAAAATCTTCCGGACGCATCCGTCCCCAACCGTCAGTAGTATCTAAATCTTTAGAGCGAAATTGGAGTAGCTGAGTATCCATATTTTCCGTAATTTGCCAAATTACGCGCTCAATGTAAGGCAAGCGATCGCCTTGAGCATCCCGCCGCCAGTAATAAGGATTACGCCGAAAAACAACCCTTTCACTGGTGGTGTAGCTTTCTATTTTGTAAGGGCCATTAACAATAATTTCCTCTGGTTTTGCATCAACTGCCCAAATAGACATTAATTTGGGTTTTCCTTCGGAGTTTTTTGACTTTACAGCGTCTTGAAGGGCGTGTTTTGGCAAAATAACAACAGCATCATTTTGTGTACCTGTGGTAGTTCGCAAAAAAGGCGCAAAAGGTTCTGGTAAAATGAACTCTACTCGCCGCTCATCTACCTTTCGGACTTTCGGAAAAGCACCAGAAGTTCCAATCTTTAAGCTATCTCCAGCATCGGTGGGAATTTCTTTATTAAAAACTACATCTTCATAAGTGAAGACAACATCATCCGCTGTCAGGGGTTTACCATCCGACCATTTCAAGTTTTCTCGCAGGGTGAAAACTACTCGTTTTTTATCTTTAGAAATTTCCCAAGATTCGGCTAACGCTGGTTCAATTTCACCAGTAACTCTGTTTTCAAATGTTAATCCCTCATAAGTAAAGAGAAAAACATGAGGGAACTCTTGGTTAAGCACCCAATTAAAGGTTTTGGGATCTGCCAAAGTGACTGTCACCAGCTGGGATAAATTCTCAGCCGCCTGACTTTTGAATGATTGCGGACTACAGCCAAATAAGGCAAAAGTAACACAGATAATAAATGATAAAACCCAGCCTTGGCGAAAAGAATTCGCGGCGACATTTTCTTTTTTCGTTATCAGGATCAGCTTGGTAACGATATTTAGGAGGCTCTGCTTGATAAAAAAGGATGTAAAATTTGAGAAAATTGCTAAATTTTCCCCATGTAAATATTTCCTTAGAGGAATCGTGAGGCTCTGCCTCATAATCTCGTTACCAGACTCAACCTGGTAACGAGATTTACGAAGTTTGTTGATCAAACTTTTCATCCTTTATTCTACAGACTTGGCTTTAAGTTCGGTAAGGTTCCAGAACGCACCTCCCAGAGTTGAATATCTTATCCCTTCAATGCGATCGCGTACTGCTTCCATTGTTAGCGGATTTACCAAATAGATAAATGGCAAATTCTCCTGGGTGATGCGTTGACTTTCCGCATAAATTTCTTTGCGCTTGGCTTCATCAAGTTCGCCAGCACCCCGAATATAAAGCTCCTCAATTTGCTTTTCCCAGTCGGAAACTTTCCAGCCAATCAGTGGCGGTTCGCTTTCTTGGGGGCCAAGATTAAAAGCGTGTAAGCCTCCTTTTGTCAACCAGGTGTTTGCTCCACCGTTAGGCTCAATACCACCGCCGCCAATTTTGCCAATATAACTATCCCAATTCCGCTGAGTGTAGACTTGTTGGAGCAGAGTATTGAAAGCGATCGCATTGAAATCCACCTGAATACCAATCGCAGCCAAATCTTGTTTAATCTGAGAGCCAATCGCCTCTCGTAGCTTATTCCCTGCATTTGTCAGCATGGTAAAGCGTACCCGATTACCATCTGCATCGAAAAGTTGCCCCTGAGCATTGTATTTAAAGCCCGCTTTTCGCAACAAGTCCTTTGCTTTTTCCCGGTTGTAATCGTAAACTTTCAATCCTTCTTCCGGTGAAAGATAAAAGGGGCTTTGTTTATAGATTGGTGAATTTTGCGCTTCGCCCAGCCCCCGATAAATATTGTTAATCATTGCCGGACGATCAATGGCATGAGCCACAGCCTGTCTAAATTCCACCGTATTGAACCACCGAGATTTAATCGGATCTACCAACGGCTGATTTTTTGAATCTTTGGCTTGGTTCAGATTAAAAACTACAAAAGTTGTACTCATTTCCGCTTCCCCGGTATAAACCGTAAATTTTCCTTGCTTTTCCTGTTGTTTTAGCAAAGAAAAATAGTCAGGAGAAACAGTAAATGTATCCAAACTCCCAGAGCGAAACTGAAGTAATTGAGTGTCAGTAGATTCTACAATATTCCAGTAATAGCGCTCGATGTAAGGCAACTGATTGCCTTGTGCATCTTTTTTCCAATAGTAGGGATTGCGTCGTAACACTACCCGCTCGCTAGGCGTGTAGCTTTCCAGCATATAAGGGCCATTGACGACAATTTTTTTAGGATCTGTATCGGTGTCCCAAGTTGTAAGAAACTTAGGCTTTCCATCCTTATCTTTAGTTTGAACAGATTCCCGTAAGGCATGAGCTGGTAAAATTGCCAACCCCCCGCTGTAGCGAAGAAAGGGAGCAAACGGCTCTGGGACTGTGAATTCTACCCTCAAATCGTCTATTTTGCGGACGCTTGGCAGCGCTTCACTTTTACCAATTTTGAGGATGTCTCTGATATCTGTGGGAATCTCCTTGTTTAAGAAAATATCGTTGTAGGTAAAAACCACATCATCTGCGGTTAGAGGCGCACCATCAGACCATTTCAGCCCTGGTTTGAGAGTAAAAACTATCCGTTTCTTATCTTCAGAAATTTCCCATTTCTCAGCCAAAGCTGGCTCTAGTTCTCCAGTGAGTCCATTTTGAGTCAGCAGCCCCTCATAAACAAGGCTGAGAACATCAGGTGCACCTTCGCTGAGGATGTAGTTAAAGGAATTGGGTTCGCTGAGGCTAGCGTCTCCGATATACGACAATTGGGCGGCTTCTGTTTTTTTGAGGTTTGTTGGGTTGCAGCCATGAAGCGCGATCGCGCTCACTACCGCCAGCCCAAAAGCCACCACACGCCGCCAACAATATTTAATAACAGGGATTCTCATAATGTTTCTCTACTAACTGCTGATAAAGCTTACTGAGTCTGTAGCCAACCAAGGAAGTCTTGCGTGCGGCTAAAATACCTATTCACGCCATTCTTACGCAAAGCCGCTTGAACTTCCGGCGTATTAAATTCTTTGAAATTAGCGCTGAGGAAGACTTTGATATGTCTGGGATACAGGTGTGCATGATTAAGAATGCAGTGCAAAATCAAGTTATCTGTAGGGTCTTTGTTTATCAAACGTGTATCCAAGCTTTCCTGAAGCATATCGCCAGTTAATGGAATCATCTCTGCTTTGGCGTTGAGATGATCGAGGGCTTGGAAGAGACGATTTTCGACATCGTTTAGTAACGCCTCATTCTCAATTAGGGATTGTTCTAAATGGGAAAGTAGAGACTGGGCGTGGGATGAGGTGACATCTCGCTGTAACTGGCTAATTTGTTTTTTCAGTTCATTCATGAAACGATTGCGGCGCTTCAGTTCATCCTCTAATGCAGAGAAAGCTTCCATGCAGCAAATGCTTGGTATCGCTATCTGGACTGATGCGGTCGGATTCTCTAGCAAAGTATTCGCTTGGGAGTCGCGCCCTGTAGCAATGCTCATTAGGAAATTAGTTTCAACGTAAAGTATCACCAAGAAGCGCCACCTTCAGAGTCCCTTTCAGAGTAAGTATTTCCATTTTCCAGCACCTGTAACAAACCTATGGCGGCCAATTCTTCGGATGCTGGCGGATTTTCCGACTTCCAATGATAGGCTAAGTCGCGCAACCAAGCCTCAATTAAGGTTTCCAAATAGTACCAAAATATCCGTTTGCTGCTAAATTCGGGATCATAATGATTAAGCACGGCAGCAGTGTTAATTATGCTAACTGGTTCCGATAAATTAGCACCGTCCCATTGAAAAATCTCGATGTTTTCCAGGTCAGCCAGCATAGCAAAGGGAATTTTCGGGTTCGCAGCTTGCAAGTACGCAGTAAGAGACTCGATCGCCCATTGTTTGGCTTTACTATCTTTGAGTTGAGTAGCTTTGACTTCAACTACTAGAACGGTTTGCCCTTCACGGTTGCGGGCGATAATATCCGCAGGATAAACCAAAGCGCGATCGCCCTGAGTAAGTTCAAATCTTCCAGCTTCCATTGTCCTAATTCTCCCAGTCGGTTGAGAGTCTCTGCCTTATCCGTCTCTGGTTCCTTCCTATCCTAAACATTTTTAACCTTTGACTGGATATGGTTTAGCCAAGTTAATTAGAAGCTACCAGTAAGGCTACAGCATAAGCTGCAATTCCCTCTTCGCGCCCAACTGAGTCTAATTTCTCGTTGGTAGTGGCTTTGAGTCCAATTTGGTCGGGTTTTAATTCTAGGACGTGGGATAAGCGATCGCGCATTTTCTCTAGATGCGGTTTCAGTTTCGGACGTTCCGCCACCACCACAGAATCAATATTTCCAATTGAATAGCCTTGATCGCGAATTAGCGCATTTACCTGCGATAGCAGCACTAAACTATCAGCACCCGCCCACTTTTCATCGGTGGGGGGAAAATAATGACCAATATCACCCAAACTTAAGGCACCAAGCATCGCATCCATAATTGCGTGCGTCAACACATCAGCGTCACTGTGTCCCAGCAACCCCAACTCATGCTCTATTTTCACCCCTCCTAGAATCAGGGGACGACCGGAAACTAGACGGTGGATATCGTAACCGTTGCCAATTCTTATGTTCATAGAATTTTTACCTATTGGGGATTGGGAATTGGGGATTGGGAATTGGGAATTGGGAATTGGGGATTGGGGATTGGGAAAAAGTCTTACCTAGTCCCTAGCCCCTAGCCCCTAGTCCCCAGCCCCTAGCCCCCGTTAGCATTATCGTCCAACCATTGAGCGTATAAATCGGGGCGGCGATCGCGCGTTCTCTCTATTTGCTGTGAGTTTCGC from Funiculus sociatus GB2-C1 includes these protein-coding regions:
- a CDS encoding ABC transporter substrate-binding protein; the encoded protein is MRIPVIKYCWRRVVAFGLAVVSAIALHGCNPTNLKKTEAAQLSYIGDASLSEPNSFNYILSEGAPDVLSLVYEGLLTQNGLTGELEPALAEKWEISEDKKRIVFTLKPGLKWSDGAPLTADDVVFTYNDIFLNKEIPTDIRDILKIGKSEALPSVRKIDDLRVEFTVPEPFAPFLRYSGGLAILPAHALRESVQTKDKDGKPKFLTTWDTDTDPKKIVVNGPYMLESYTPSERVVLRRNPYYWKKDAQGNQLPYIERYYWNIVESTDTQLLQFRSGSLDTFTVSPDYFSLLKQQEKQGKFTVYTGEAEMSTTFVVFNLNQAKDSKNQPLVDPIKSRWFNTVEFRQAVAHAIDRPAMINNIYRGLGEAQNSPIYKQSPFYLSPEEGLKVYDYNREKAKDLLRKAGFKYNAQGQLFDADGNRVRFTMLTNAGNKLREAIGSQIKQDLAAIGIQVDFNAIAFNTLLQQVYTQRNWDSYIGKIGGGGIEPNGGANTWLTKGGLHAFNLGPQESEPPLIGWKVSDWEKQIEELYIRGAGELDEAKRKEIYAESQRITQENLPFIYLVNPLTMEAVRDRIEGIRYSTLGGAFWNLTELKAKSVE
- the ispF gene encoding 2-C-methyl-D-erythritol 2,4-cyclodiphosphate synthase produces the protein MNIRIGNGYDIHRLVSGRPLILGGVKIEHELGLLGHSDADVLTHAIMDAMLGALSLGDIGHYFPPTDEKWAGADSLVLLSQVNALIRDQGYSIGNIDSVVVAERPKLKPHLEKMRDRLSHVLELKPDQIGLKATTNEKLDSVGREEGIAAYAVALLVASN
- a CDS encoding PIN domain-containing protein — protein: MILYVETNFLMSIATGRDSQANTLLENPTASVQIAIPSICCMEAFSALEDELKRRNRFMNELKKQISQLQRDVTSSHAQSLLSHLEQSLIENEALLNDVENRLFQALDHLNAKAEMIPLTGDMLQESLDTRLINKDPTDNLILHCILNHAHLYPRHIKVFLSANFKEFNTPEVQAALRKNGVNRYFSRTQDFLGWLQTQ
- a CDS encoding ABC transporter substrate-binding protein, whose protein sequence is MINKLRKSRYQVESGNEIMRQSLTIPLRKYLHGENLAIFSNFTSFFIKQSLLNIVTKLILITKKENVAANSFRQGWVLSFIICVTFALFGCSPQSFKSQAAENLSQLVTVTLADPKTFNWVLNQEFPHVFLFTYEGLTFENRVTGEIEPALAESWEISKDKKRVVFTLRENLKWSDGKPLTADDVVFTYEDVVFNKEIPTDAGDSLKIGTSGAFPKVRKVDERRVEFILPEPFAPFLRTTTGTQNDAVVILPKHALQDAVKSKNSEGKPKLMSIWAVDAKPEEIIVNGPYKIESYTTSERVVFRRNPYYWRRDAQGDRLPYIERVIWQITENMDTQLLQFRSKDLDTTDGWGRMRPEDFPLLKREEKRGKFKIYTGEGRPGTNFIAFNLNKGRRNSRPLVDPIKSRWFNNVAFRQAVAYAIDRQTMINNTLRGLGELQNSPISVQSPYYISPKEGLKVYEYNPEKSKKLLLGSGFKYNEKGALLDAEGNPVRFTLITNAENQTRVSIGATIKQNLSQIGIQVDFNPIAFNTLVDKLANTLDWECYLLGFTGGVEPHNGANVWFTDGGLHSFNQAPQVGQTPIEGREVYPWEQEIADLYVKASQELDETKRKAIYAETQRITQEYLPMIYLVNALSMSAVRDRVSGIKYSSLGGAFWNIYELKVSD
- the larB gene encoding nickel pincer cofactor biosynthesis protein LarB, with the translated sequence MSQTEALQSLLNAVAAGEVNPEVALEKLKHFAFEPVGDFAKVDHHRSLRTGFPETIWGPGKTPEQIAAIMEVMRDRNPVVMATRIDPAVSDQLQEKVIGLRYYPTARICAISPITIEPQYPGTIGILSAGTADLPVAEEAAVTAELSGFRVQRLWDVGVAGIHRLLSNRHVLESANVLIVVAGMEGALPSVVAGLADCPVIAVPTSVGYGASFGGLAPLLTMLNSCAAGVGVVNIDNGFGAAILAGQILRTAYKLQ
- a CDS encoding HEAT repeat domain-containing protein → MMTLNVIEQATIAAQQKNWSLLTECLQQLPVTKTSAGKGEASIQLENECLEQILSLALEVLYSGDFRERWEVAKVLPKFGSCAIAPLISILEDEDAEIEERWFAGRILGEFDDPAVVTALVESLKTADDEELTVAAAAALANIGSPAVEALTGLLADPNTRLLAVRSLAQIRRSETIAPLMGVVEDPEATIRAAAIEALGSFHDSRVPPILIKALKDIAAQVRKEAVIGLGMRTDLLPKLDLVTHVRSLLFDFNLEVCQQAAIALGRLGTEEAAAALYEVLLSPHTPIRLKVDIVRSLPQTATSLEYLQKALSVESPELWQEIIMVLGRVEEPKLVPLAAKILQSALDIGSPTAQNPKVKQAMAMTWGHLGDPLAIKPLIELLADPDAGIRLHCIAALKKFPTAYEKLQQLATDEMTPELKQGVAIALQEWGLGTRD